From a region of the Agromyces ramosus genome:
- a CDS encoding LysR family transcriptional regulator — protein MLDVRRLRLLVELRDRGTLAAVADALSYSPSSVSQQLSLLEREAGVPLLVQVGRRVQLTPQAELLVGHARAVLDRLEEAESDVARSLTAVGGTVRIAVFQSAAHAVVPQALTLLRTEHPDLRVEVTEREPDVGLFEVSARDFDLVIAEQYPGHTRAHREELDRVHLAADAIRLALPPHPASRRGSARGSGAGAESARTVGIDATKRPDEHSRSGGERGGERGGAGSGPLRAASDLPWVLEPAGTASRDWAEQLCRDAGFEPDVRFETADLMAHIRLIRSGNAVGLLPDLVWAGEAPSVTLVDLPGHPEREVFTSTRHAAAARPAVVACRDALRRAAEATATPADR, from the coding sequence ATGCTCGACGTGCGACGACTGCGACTGCTCGTGGAACTCCGCGACCGCGGCACCCTCGCTGCGGTCGCCGACGCGCTCTCGTACAGCCCTTCGTCGGTCTCGCAGCAGCTCAGCCTGCTCGAGCGCGAGGCGGGCGTGCCGCTGCTCGTGCAGGTCGGGCGGCGCGTGCAGCTGACGCCGCAAGCCGAGCTGCTGGTCGGTCACGCGCGGGCGGTGCTCGACCGGCTCGAGGAGGCCGAGTCGGATGTCGCGCGCTCGCTCACCGCCGTCGGTGGCACGGTGCGCATCGCGGTGTTCCAGTCGGCGGCGCACGCCGTGGTGCCGCAGGCGCTGACGCTGCTCCGCACCGAGCACCCCGACCTGCGAGTCGAGGTCACCGAGCGCGAGCCCGACGTCGGGCTCTTCGAAGTCTCGGCGCGTGACTTCGACCTCGTGATCGCCGAGCAGTATCCCGGCCACACCCGCGCGCACCGCGAGGAGCTCGACCGGGTGCACCTCGCCGCCGACGCCATCCGGCTCGCGCTGCCGCCGCATCCGGCGTCACGTCGCGGCAGCGCCCGCGGCAGCGGAGCGGGCGCCGAGAGTGCGCGAACGGTGGGAATCGATGCCACGAAGCGACCGGATGAGCACTCTCGGAGCGGTGGCGAGCGCGGTGGCGAGCGCGGTGGAGCGGGGTCGGGCCCGCTCCGGGCCGCATCCGACCTGCCGTGGGTGCTCGAGCCGGCGGGCACCGCCTCACGCGACTGGGCCGAGCAGCTCTGCCGCGACGCGGGCTTCGAACCCGATGTGCGCTTCGAGACCGCCGACCTGATGGCGCACATCCGGCTCATCCGCTCGGGCAACGCGGTCGGCCTGTTGCCCGATCTCGTGTGGGCGGGCGAGGCGCCGAGCGTGACGCTCGTCGACCTGCCGGGGCATCCGGAGCGCGAGGTCTTCACGTCGACCCGGCACGCCGCTGCCGCACGGCCCGCCGTCGTCGCCTGCCGAGACGCCCTGAGGCGTGCCGCCGAGGCGACCGCCACGCCTGCCGACCGCTGA
- a CDS encoding DoxX family protein, whose product MTALPDPIWPVIVLAAIQFVDGLLSWKPVPFVARCFDNVGFPRRWWWIFTPIKFAAAAGLIAGIRVPYLGAITCGALVAYFLVAIGMHIAARDFGRNLFVNATGMLVVCVATGLWTFVL is encoded by the coding sequence ATGACGGCGCTTCCTGACCCGATCTGGCCGGTCATCGTGCTCGCGGCGATCCAGTTCGTCGACGGGCTCCTGAGCTGGAAGCCCGTGCCGTTCGTCGCGCGGTGCTTCGACAATGTCGGCTTCCCGCGCCGGTGGTGGTGGATCTTCACGCCCATCAAGTTCGCCGCGGCGGCCGGCCTCATCGCCGGCATCCGGGTGCCGTACCTGGGCGCCATCACGTGCGGGGCGCTCGTCGCCTACTTTCTCGTGGCGATCGGCATGCACATCGCGGCACGCGACTTCGGGCGCAACCTGTTCGTGAATGCAACGGGGATGCTGGTCGTCTGCGTGGCGACCGGGCTCTGGACTTTCGTGCTCTGA
- a CDS encoding TetR/AcrR family transcriptional regulator — protein MSATRQRWLDEGLAVLADEGATGLRIDRLAVRLGLTKGSFFHHFGGAAGYRAALLEHYEQLTLGALTDAIGARQGTGTRATLAWLTDLATSESGGIRRAELDLAVRAWASSDAAARAVQARIDAAVIDALQATWRPVVATDAAARTAALVPYLVALGAAVTVPPIAADELRRVYELLLEAVPGSPDA, from the coding sequence ATGTCCGCAACCCGGCAGCGATGGCTCGATGAGGGTCTCGCCGTGCTCGCCGACGAAGGCGCCACGGGGCTGCGCATCGACCGGCTGGCCGTCCGACTCGGACTCACCAAGGGCTCGTTCTTCCACCACTTCGGCGGTGCAGCGGGCTACCGCGCGGCGCTGCTCGAGCACTATGAGCAGCTCACGCTCGGGGCGCTCACCGACGCGATCGGGGCGCGTCAGGGCACCGGCACCCGCGCGACGCTCGCCTGGCTGACCGACCTCGCCACGAGCGAGTCCGGTGGCATCCGCCGTGCCGAGCTCGATCTCGCGGTGCGGGCGTGGGCGTCATCCGATGCTGCCGCGCGGGCCGTGCAAGCCCGCATCGACGCCGCGGTGATCGACGCGCTCCAGGCGACGTGGCGGCCGGTCGTCGCGACGGATGCCGCGGCGCGAACGGCCGCGCTCGTGCCGTACCTCGTCGCACTCGGCGCGGCGGTGACGGTGCCCCCGATCGCAGCCGACGAGCTGCGGCGGGTCTACGAGCTCCTGCTCGAGGCGGTGCCCGGGTCGCCCGACGCGTAG
- a CDS encoding SRPBCC domain-containing protein, whose protein sequence is MMTARPTGHYALKPDGLYLQFDRLFYAPIEDVWYHLTNPTAMQAWVGTYTGSPATGGVRFKMTFEEGDEWQNVSILECAPPHRFLADSGPGPNGLRVFCHLVEGGGMTTLTFGQRLQNPADAATMGPGWDFYLDRLAAARAGHELPVWEQYYPAFAPHYRELSVPDAARH, encoded by the coding sequence ATGATGACCGCGAGACCGACGGGGCACTACGCGTTGAAGCCCGATGGGCTGTATCTCCAATTCGATCGATTGTTCTACGCGCCCATAGAAGACGTCTGGTATCACCTCACGAATCCCACTGCCATGCAGGCGTGGGTCGGCACCTACACCGGCAGCCCGGCCACCGGCGGCGTGCGGTTCAAGATGACCTTCGAAGAGGGCGATGAGTGGCAGAACGTGAGCATCCTCGAGTGCGCCCCGCCACACCGGTTCCTCGCCGATTCGGGTCCCGGCCCGAACGGACTCCGCGTGTTCTGCCACCTCGTCGAGGGCGGCGGCATGACGACGCTCACCTTCGGCCAACGACTGCAGAACCCGGCGGATGCCGCGACCATGGGCCCCGGCTGGGACTTCTACCTCGATCGGCTCGCGGCAGCGCGCGCCGGCCACGAACTGCCCGTGTGGGAGCAGTACTACCCGGCGTTCGCACCGCACTACCGCGAACTCTCGGTCCCCGACGCCGCTCGGCACTGA
- a CDS encoding acyl-CoA thioesterase has protein sequence MFFRTLLHVLFLARRKPDLRHDDVARTDFITLPTDLDINRHMNNGVYFSIMDVARFDMLVRNGVWKAFRDKGWYPVVASETITFRKSLSLWQRFTIESRLVGHDEKAVYMEQRFVRPGADGEPEVYAQGFIRARFLKKSGGTVPMAEIIEALGVTEAHGIPEWLERWGEDVALPPTRAAAPSVWR, from the coding sequence ATGTTCTTCCGCACCCTGCTCCACGTGCTGTTCCTCGCGCGCCGCAAGCCCGACCTGCGACACGACGACGTCGCCCGCACCGACTTCATCACGCTGCCGACGGACCTCGACATCAACCGCCACATGAACAACGGCGTGTACTTCTCGATCATGGACGTCGCTCGTTTCGACATGCTCGTGCGCAACGGCGTCTGGAAGGCGTTCCGCGACAAGGGCTGGTACCCCGTCGTGGCGAGCGAGACGATCACGTTCCGCAAGTCGTTGAGCCTCTGGCAGCGCTTCACGATCGAGTCGCGGCTCGTCGGCCACGACGAGAAGGCCGTCTACATGGAGCAGCGCTTCGTGCGGCCCGGCGCCGACGGCGAACCCGAGGTCTATGCGCAGGGGTTCATCCGTGCCCGGTTCCTCAAGAAGTCGGGCGGAACCGTTCCCATGGCGGAGATCATCGAGGCGCTCGGCGTGACCGAGGCGCACGGGATCCCCGAGTGGCTCGAGCGATGGGGCGAGGATGTCGCGCTGCCGCCCACGCGCGCCGCGGCGCCGTCGGTCTGGCGCTGA
- a CDS encoding AI-2E family transporter: protein MKTIERRARDADATQSRSSRYAGMMANQPFAWAFIATLGVLVALAIAAAVASISGVVFSVFAAAFITLGLDPLVRWFEGHGMKRGLAILTVIVMFVLVIAGMLWLVLPLVISQATMFIRSLPSMLAELQSQEWFQEASSGSGGVLGTIYTWVTDVLSDPNFWATIGGGALNVGIAIVAGISSGFFIFILTIYFTATLEPSKAAIYTLISASHRERVVGYAERIMLNVGRYLSGMVVLAFFNALYSLILLSIVRVPYALVISVAAFFITLIPLVGTVLTTVVMTALALFTSPVAALIVLVAMLVYMQVEAYILTPKVMSKAVQVPGSIVLIAALAGGTLGGLPGALVAIPVAAGILLIIKEVVVPRKARS from the coding sequence GTGAAGACCATCGAGCGGCGCGCCCGCGACGCGGACGCCACTCAGAGCCGCAGTTCCCGCTACGCCGGCATGATGGCGAACCAGCCGTTCGCGTGGGCGTTCATCGCAACGCTGGGGGTGCTCGTCGCCCTGGCCATCGCCGCTGCCGTCGCGAGCATCTCGGGCGTCGTGTTCTCGGTGTTCGCCGCGGCGTTCATCACGCTCGGCCTCGACCCGCTCGTGCGCTGGTTCGAGGGTCACGGCATGAAGCGCGGGCTCGCGATCCTGACGGTGATCGTCATGTTCGTGCTCGTGATCGCCGGCATGCTCTGGCTCGTGCTGCCGCTCGTCATCTCGCAGGCCACGATGTTCATCCGGTCGCTGCCGTCGATGCTCGCCGAGCTGCAGTCGCAGGAGTGGTTCCAGGAGGCCTCGTCGGGCTCGGGCGGCGTGCTCGGCACGATCTACACGTGGGTGACCGACGTGCTCAGCGACCCGAACTTCTGGGCGACGATCGGCGGTGGCGCACTGAACGTCGGCATCGCGATCGTCGCGGGCATCTCGAGCGGCTTCTTCATCTTCATCCTGACGATCTACTTCACGGCGACTCTCGAGCCGTCGAAGGCCGCCATCTACACGCTCATCTCCGCGTCGCACCGCGAGCGCGTCGTGGGCTACGCCGAGCGCATCATGCTGAACGTCGGCCGCTACCTCAGTGGCATGGTGGTGCTCGCGTTCTTCAACGCCCTGTACAGCCTGATCCTGCTCTCGATCGTCCGCGTTCCGTACGCGCTCGTGATCTCGGTGGCCGCGTTCTTCATCACGCTCATCCCGCTCGTCGGAACCGTGCTGACGACCGTCGTCATGACCGCGCTCGCCCTCTTCACGTCGCCCGTCGCGGCCCTCATCGTGCTCGTCGCGATGCTCGTCTACATGCAGGTCGAGGCGTACATCCTGACACCGAAGGTCATGAGCAAGGCGGTGCAGGTGCCGGGCTCCATCGTGCTCATCGCCGCGCTCGCGGGTGGCACGCTCGGGGGCCTGCCGGGTGCGCTCGTCGCCATCCCGGTGGCTGCCGGCATCCTGCTCATCATCAAGGAAGTGGTCGTGCCGAGGAAGGCGCGCTCCTAG
- a CDS encoding phytoene desaturase family protein: MPHDVVIIGGGHNGLTAAAYLARAGLGVLLLERDDHLGGAAVSAEAFEGVDARLSRYSYLVSLLPQRIIDDLGLDVRLVRRRYSSYTPDPANPERGLLIDREAGAGASDAFARVGAVDDADAWNDFYSETVRLAERLFPTLTEPLPTRDEARALVGDDRVWHEFIEQPLGATIDARFEHDLVRGVVATDGLIGTFTDLDDPALDANRCFLYHVIGGGTGDWDVPVGGMGAVSGELARAARAAGAELVTGAEVLAVDPDGRVRYRHDDAEHTVTAGTLLANVAPAVLERLLEAGATDASARVAALSASHADADGAPIAPRSEHPFSPDGPIDVPPVVRERLRQLAAPEGAQVKVNLLLTRLPRLRDADVAPEAAFAGTFHINELETQLAAAYSAAARGRIPSPLPCEIYCHTLSDPSILSPELAASGAHTLTVFGLHVPHRLLERFTNDELREQLQAAVLESLNSVLAEPIEQLIATDAAGRPCIETKTTLDLEEALRMPGGNIFHGPLSWPWAEPGASLATPAERWGVATRHPRILVCGAGAVRGGAVSGIGGHNAAMAVLEASDA; encoded by the coding sequence ATGCCCCACGACGTCGTGATCATCGGCGGCGGACACAACGGCCTCACTGCCGCCGCCTACCTCGCCCGTGCCGGACTCGGCGTACTCCTGCTCGAGCGCGACGACCACCTCGGCGGCGCCGCGGTCTCGGCCGAGGCATTCGAGGGGGTCGACGCTCGCCTCTCGCGCTACTCGTACCTCGTGAGCCTGCTGCCGCAGCGCATCATCGACGACCTCGGCCTCGACGTGCGGCTCGTGCGCCGCCGCTACTCGTCGTACACGCCCGACCCCGCGAACCCCGAACGGGGACTCCTGATCGATCGGGAGGCGGGCGCCGGTGCATCCGACGCCTTCGCCCGAGTCGGCGCCGTGGACGACGCCGACGCCTGGAACGACTTCTACTCCGAGACCGTGCGCCTCGCCGAGCGGCTCTTCCCCACGCTGACCGAACCGCTGCCCACGCGCGATGAGGCCCGCGCGCTCGTCGGCGACGACCGCGTCTGGCACGAGTTCATCGAGCAGCCGTTGGGCGCGACCATCGACGCGCGCTTCGAGCACGACCTCGTCCGGGGCGTCGTCGCGACCGACGGACTCATCGGCACCTTCACCGACCTCGACGATCCGGCGCTCGATGCGAACCGCTGTTTCCTCTACCACGTGATCGGCGGGGGAACCGGCGACTGGGACGTGCCGGTCGGCGGCATGGGCGCCGTGAGCGGCGAGCTCGCCCGCGCCGCACGTGCGGCGGGCGCCGAGCTCGTCACGGGTGCCGAGGTGCTCGCCGTCGACCCCGACGGCCGAGTTCGCTACCGCCACGACGACGCCGAGCACACGGTCACCGCCGGCACGCTGCTCGCGAACGTCGCGCCCGCGGTGCTCGAGCGACTGCTCGAGGCAGGGGCGACGGATGCCTCGGCGCGCGTTGCGGCGCTCTCCGCGTCGCACGCCGACGCCGACGGCGCGCCGATCGCTCCCCGCTCCGAGCACCCGTTCTCGCCCGACGGCCCGATCGACGTGCCGCCCGTCGTTCGCGAGCGGCTCCGCCAGCTGGCGGCGCCCGAGGGTGCCCAGGTGAAGGTCAACCTCCTCCTCACCCGGCTCCCGAGACTGCGCGACGCCGACGTGGCACCCGAGGCGGCGTTCGCCGGCACGTTCCACATCAACGAGCTCGAGACGCAACTCGCTGCCGCGTACAGCGCGGCCGCGCGCGGACGCATCCCGTCGCCGCTGCCCTGCGAGATCTACTGCCACACCCTGAGCGACCCGTCGATCCTCTCGCCCGAGCTCGCCGCATCCGGGGCGCACACGCTCACGGTCTTCGGCCTGCACGTGCCGCACCGGCTGCTCGAGCGCTTCACCAACGACGAGTTGCGCGAGCAGCTGCAGGCCGCCGTGCTCGAGTCGCTGAACTCGGTGCTCGCCGAGCCGATCGAGCAGCTGATCGCAACCGATGCCGCGGGGCGGCCGTGCATCGAGACGAAGACGACGCTCGACCTCGAGGAAGCGCTCCGCATGCCGGGCGGCAACATCTTCCACGGGCCGCTGTCGTGGCCGTGGGCCGAGCCCGGTGCGTCGCTCGCGACCCCCGCCGAGCGATGGGGCGTGGCGACGCGGCATCCGCGGATCCTCGTCTGCGGCGCGGGCGCCGTCCGCGGCGGGGCCGTGAGCGGCATCGGCGGGCACAATGCGGCGATGGCGGTGCTCGAGGCATCCGACGCCTGA
- a CDS encoding ABC transporter permease: MNTISPTAERAAIRDRHAASARPTGFVHDTAAVFVRESRPLVRDPFSVIFSLVQPLVFLGLFGPLLVGAAGGDVAGTLQWFVPGILVMVALFGTASTGANLLFEMQTGSHERTLVAPLSRSALLVGRALKEVVPLVIQGTIVVLVAVPFGFSLDVGGLVAGLAVLAVFGIGFGALSYTLALACRNRDWMFWMVHQTLLFPLMILSGMLLPLEDGPDWMQVAAAVNPLSYLVGAERALLAGDFGAPAVVGGIIAAVATCAVGIVVGVRAMKRAR; this comes from the coding sequence ATGAACACGATCTCCCCGACCGCCGAGCGCGCCGCCATCCGCGACCGCCACGCGGCATCCGCTCGTCCCACCGGCTTCGTGCACGACACCGCCGCGGTCTTCGTTCGCGAATCCCGCCCGCTCGTGCGCGACCCGTTCAGCGTCATCTTCTCGCTCGTGCAGCCGCTCGTCTTCCTCGGGCTGTTCGGCCCACTGCTCGTCGGTGCGGCCGGCGGCGACGTCGCGGGCACCCTGCAGTGGTTCGTGCCGGGCATTCTCGTGATGGTCGCTCTCTTCGGCACCGCTTCGACGGGCGCGAACCTGCTCTTCGAGATGCAGACGGGTTCGCATGAGCGCACGCTCGTCGCACCGCTCTCGCGCAGCGCCCTCCTCGTCGGACGAGCCCTCAAGGAGGTCGTGCCGCTCGTCATCCAGGGCACCATCGTGGTGCTCGTCGCCGTGCCGTTCGGGTTCTCGCTCGACGTGGGCGGCCTCGTCGCCGGCCTCGCGGTGCTCGCGGTCTTCGGCATCGGCTTCGGCGCGCTGAGCTATACGCTCGCGCTCGCCTGCCGCAACCGGGACTGGATGTTCTGGATGGTGCACCAGACGCTGCTGTTCCCGCTGATGATCCTCTCGGGCATGCTGCTGCCCCTCGAGGACGGACCCGACTGGATGCAGGTCGCCGCCGCCGTGAACCCGCTGAGCTACCTCGTCGGTGCCGAGCGGGCACTCCTCGCGGGTGACTTCGGCGCCCCGGCCGTGGTCGGCGGCATCATCGCCGCGGTCGCGACGTGCGCCGTCGGCATCGTGGTGGGCGTGCGGGCGATGAAGCGGGCGCGCTGA
- a CDS encoding helix-turn-helix transcriptional regulator, whose amino-acid sequence MAATTSRTLELLSLLQSHRHWSARELVDRLGVSDRTLRRDVERLRELGYGIESARGSAGGYRLEAGTGLPPLLLTDDEGVAIAVGLRSQATAGLRGAEHTTLSALAKIEQVLPPALRRRIDALQSHAAVGAGGREASGRPAPEVDAELLGLLALGCRDSERLRFKYTDAAGEASSRVVEPYRLVPVARRWYLLAWDRERDDWRTFRLDRMSDVFQTRVHFEPQPMTDDDARTRVETALRWRSRNVTARVIADLPHPELAEYLGWYGREVVALGASQSVWPLEAETVEGIVMALMWMPRGVRYRVDGPPEVLEFLSAQAERFAVASVRD is encoded by the coding sequence ATGGCGGCCACGACCTCGAGAACCCTCGAACTCCTCTCCCTGCTGCAGAGCCACCGGCACTGGTCGGCGCGCGAGCTCGTCGACCGGCTCGGCGTCTCGGATCGCACGCTGCGCCGCGACGTCGAGCGGCTGCGCGAGCTCGGCTACGGCATCGAGTCGGCGCGGGGGAGCGCCGGCGGCTATCGCCTCGAGGCCGGCACCGGGCTGCCGCCGCTGCTGCTCACCGACGACGAGGGCGTCGCGATCGCCGTCGGGCTGCGCTCGCAGGCGACGGCCGGGCTGCGCGGGGCCGAGCACACCACGCTGAGCGCGCTCGCGAAGATCGAGCAGGTGCTGCCGCCGGCGCTGCGCCGCCGCATCGACGCGTTGCAGTCGCATGCGGCCGTCGGCGCCGGTGGGCGCGAGGCCTCGGGGCGGCCGGCGCCCGAGGTCGACGCCGAGCTGCTCGGCCTGCTCGCACTCGGCTGCCGCGACAGCGAGCGGCTGCGATTCAAGTACACGGATGCGGCGGGCGAGGCGTCATCTCGCGTGGTCGAGCCCTACCGGCTCGTGCCCGTCGCTCGGCGCTGGTACCTCCTCGCCTGGGATCGGGAACGCGACGACTGGCGCACCTTCCGCCTCGATCGCATGAGCGACGTCTTCCAGACCCGCGTGCACTTCGAGCCGCAGCCGATGACCGACGACGATGCCCGGACGCGCGTCGAGACGGCGCTCCGGTGGCGGAGCCGCAACGTGACGGCGCGCGTGATCGCCGACCTGCCGCATCCCGAGCTCGCCGAGTATCTCGGCTGGTATGGCCGCGAGGTGGTCGCCCTCGGTGCGAGCCAGAGCGTCTGGCCGCTCGAGGCAGAGACGGTCGAGGGTATCGTGATGGCGCTCATGTGGATGCCGCGCGGCGTGCGCTACCGCGTCGATGGTCCGCCCGAGGTGCTCGAGTTCCTCTCGGCGCAGGCTGAGCGGTTCGCGGTGGCATCCGTTCGCGACTGA
- a CDS encoding ATP-binding cassette domain-containing protein → MTNHMITARGLTKTFRSKGQTVEAVRSVDLSVGEGELVAFLGPNGAGKSTTLRMLTTLLPPTSGEATVAGCDIRRDPAGVRRRIGYVGQGNSGGHTQRVRDELHAQGAFYGIGRRETRARAAELIESLELGQVANRPVQQLSGGQKRRLDIALGLIHRPELLFLDEPSTGLDPHSRANLWEHIVDLRRATGTTIFLTTHYLDEADQLAERVMVMDHGAVIADDTAWALKESLAGDLVTLSFDSATDAAAAAARIGGEVHGADARVVTVTAPGGDRALPRYIRSLSDAGLDVVAATHRQPTLDDVFLALTGRSLREEAAHAGPPEAEPADATNATDSAQPVAV, encoded by the coding sequence ATGACGAACCACATGATCACCGCTCGAGGCCTCACGAAGACGTTCCGCTCCAAGGGGCAGACCGTCGAGGCCGTCCGCTCAGTCGACCTCTCCGTTGGAGAAGGAGAGCTCGTCGCCTTCCTCGGCCCGAACGGCGCCGGCAAGTCGACGACGCTCCGCATGCTCACGACCCTGCTGCCGCCGACGTCGGGTGAGGCCACGGTGGCCGGCTGCGACATCCGGCGCGATCCCGCCGGCGTGCGCCGTCGCATCGGCTACGTCGGCCAGGGCAATTCAGGAGGGCACACCCAGCGCGTGCGCGACGAGCTGCACGCGCAGGGCGCGTTCTACGGCATCGGCCGCCGCGAGACCCGGGCGCGGGCCGCGGAGCTCATCGAGTCGCTCGAGCTCGGCCAGGTCGCGAACCGACCGGTGCAGCAGCTCTCCGGCGGCCAGAAGCGCCGGCTCGACATCGCGCTCGGACTCATCCACCGGCCCGAGCTGCTCTTCCTCGACGAGCCCTCGACGGGCCTCGACCCGCACAGCCGCGCGAACCTGTGGGAGCACATCGTCGACCTCCGCCGGGCGACCGGAACGACGATCTTCCTGACGACCCACTACCTCGACGAGGCCGACCAGCTCGCCGAGCGCGTCATGGTCATGGACCACGGCGCCGTCATCGCCGATGACACCGCGTGGGCGCTCAAGGAGTCGCTCGCGGGCGACCTCGTGACCCTCTCCTTCGACTCGGCGACGGATGCCGCAGCAGCAGCCGCCCGCATCGGCGGCGAGGTCCACGGGGCCGATGCACGCGTCGTCACCGTCACGGCGCCCGGCGGAGACCGCGCGCTCCCCCGCTACATCCGCTCGCTGTCGGACGCAGGGCTCGACGTCGTGGCGGCCACCCACCGGCAGCCCACGCTCGACGACGTGTTCCTCGCCCTCACCGGCCGGAGCCTCCGCGAAGAGGCCGCCCACGCCGGACCGCCCGAGGCCGAGCCGGCCGATGCGACCAACGCAACCGACTCCGCCCAGCCCGTCGCCGTCTGA
- a CDS encoding DUF222 domain-containing protein, whose product MTSPPEPTSRLALHAELARIVELDQAIRAAQAEQLRRIEAARALAASLDGLTELSGSSEREFATRSFVAELATTLTMHEVTAGRLVGDAGRLVDLFPSTLDALAEGAICLGKARTVLELASTLPVDVAPEFERAALGHRRVETPSAFRRRLRGLRERMHPESLAERGERGRAARRVCLDPAEDGMAWLSLYLEAERGVAIMASLDGLVESERRAVAAGPGAAAADARTREQLRLDVAAGLLLGGLDAADASPTGIVTPKTYVTVPVLSLLGHSDEPAELDGYGPIDAETARRLAAHAPSFRRILTHPETGAHLSYGRDKWASHRGQLDDVTAA is encoded by the coding sequence ATGACCAGCCCGCCAGAGCCGACCTCCCGGTTGGCGCTGCACGCCGAGCTGGCGCGAATCGTCGAGCTCGATCAGGCGATCAGGGCCGCGCAGGCCGAGCAGCTCCGGCGCATCGAGGCGGCTCGGGCCCTGGCCGCTTCGCTCGACGGGCTGACCGAGCTGAGCGGGTCGAGCGAGCGTGAGTTCGCGACCCGCTCGTTCGTCGCCGAGCTCGCGACGACGCTCACGATGCATGAAGTGACGGCGGGGCGGCTGGTCGGTGACGCCGGCCGGCTGGTCGATCTGTTCCCATCGACGCTCGATGCCCTCGCCGAGGGAGCGATCTGTCTCGGCAAGGCGCGTACCGTGCTCGAACTTGCGAGCACCCTGCCCGTCGACGTGGCGCCCGAGTTCGAGCGGGCCGCGCTCGGGCATCGCCGGGTCGAGACGCCGTCGGCCTTCCGGCGTCGACTGCGAGGGTTGCGCGAGCGGATGCATCCCGAGTCCCTCGCCGAGCGCGGGGAGCGTGGCCGCGCCGCTCGGCGCGTGTGCCTCGACCCGGCTGAAGACGGCATGGCGTGGTTGAGCCTGTACCTCGAGGCCGAACGCGGTGTCGCAATCATGGCCTCTCTCGACGGTCTCGTCGAGTCCGAGCGACGGGCGGTGGCCGCCGGCCCAGGCGCGGCTGCAGCCGATGCCCGCACCCGCGAGCAGCTTCGGCTCGATGTCGCGGCGGGCCTCCTCCTCGGTGGCCTCGACGCTGCCGATGCCTCGCCCACGGGCATCGTCACTCCGAAGACCTACGTGACCGTGCCGGTGCTCTCCCTCCTCGGTCACTCCGACGAACCCGCCGAGCTCGACGGATACGGTCCCATCGACGCCGAGACGGCACGCCGACTCGCTGCACATGCCCCCTCGTTCCGGCGCATCCTGACGCACCCCGAGACCGGCGCCCACCTCTCCTACGGGCGCGACAAGTGGGCATCACATCGAGGGCAGCTCGACGATGTGACGGCCGCGTGA